From the Candidatus Methylacidiphilales bacterium genome, the window GGAACTCTGCTATCCCAATCAGTGTTATCAGAATGAGAATCACGATTAAGAATCTTTTCGCTTTAATGATAGGTTATATACCTTGAGCCTCGTATTTGTATATCATAAGGTGTGCCTTTAGCAGCTCTCATACGACCTATTACTGTTGAAAATGTTCTAAATAGTTTTCTCAACTGTATGTGCAAAACTATATATTTTATTAAAACTTAATACTGGCTACCATTTGCAGATTTTGGATCTATATAACTTTTAATGTATTCTTCATATAATTTTCCGCTGAGAATCATGTCTGCTAATTTTGATAACATAGGATCACATGCACGTATGTTTAATAAAATTCCTCGAACATTCTGATCTTTATATCGAACTATGAAGGCATCATTCCAACCAACACCAGGATATATAAATTTAGTTAAAATATCAACTTCAATTTTATTTTTTGATCTCATCAAATCAAAATATTTTTTAAATATTTGTATATATTGATCTTTGTCGATCTTGGACAGAAGATATATACATATTATCTTTTGATCGGTGCTGGTTTTTTTATTAGTCATAATATGAAATATGCTATCTAAATAATTTTCTGAATCTAAATATATCTCTACAAAGTTTCTGTTTAAGTATAGCTCATATTCTGATTTTACTGTTTTGTAGAAATTTTCGATTATTTTTATTTGATCTGTTATATATTTTTTTTGATCTGAATTAGATAAACACTTTGTTATTTTTAAAGTCATAAATAAGATGAATAAGATTCCTACAATACATTGTGTGAGCCAGACTCTTTTATAGCTTATTTGCATTCTATTTATAGATAATAAAAATCTTCAATTTTAACTCTATGAAATCAAAAGCAAAGATTAAAATCGTTTATCTATATGAGCTAATATGTAATTTTCATACATTCTACCGCTTAGTATATAACTTACAGTTTCAGAAAGTTTATTATCATAATTACTGATCTCATTGAGTAATTTTCTTACTTCATTATTTTTATAACGGACTACTAGTGCATTATTCCATACCCACCCTGGTGATATAAGAGATTCTAATACATGATTTTCATCTAATTTGCTAGATTTAATATGATTGAAATATTCCCTAACGAAATTTATGTATTTATCTTTAGGTATTTTTCCAAGCAGATATATACATATCATTTTCTGTAGAGAATTTGTATTTTTGTTTATCATTAGGCTAAATATCTCGTTTATATGCTTTTCAGCATCTAGATATATTTCTATAAATTCTCTATTATATATCAGTTCATAGTCTGCAACACAATTTTTATAGTAATCTTCAATTTTTTTTAGATAGTCCATATCAAAAACTCTAGCCTGTATCATATCATTTATAAAGATGACTAAAGTTACCCAAATGATTTTATTTACCAACATATCTTAAGAATCGTATATCATTTTGATTGGGTCTGAACGCCCAGTCATTTTGGACTATTATCCCAGAAGGATTAACTCTAGAACTTGAGGAAACTGTTTCTAAATTTACTTGAAATACATTTATCCCAGGTGATAAAACACCGTTGGAAATTCCGGCTACGACTATTCCAACATGGCCTGATGGAATAAACGGTAAGAATCCCCAGGAATTCCAACTTGCAGCTATATCGCCTGGCTTAGGAGTTTCTGTTGATGCTAAAATTCTCCATCCTTTTACTTTTCCTTGATACCATTCCCCCGCTCTCGCTGGACGACCTTCTACGATAGGAGCAGGATACCCTGCTTCAACAATTACATCATGGACAAAAATGTTACATTTTGGGTCATCTTTTCTGCCCATGCCTACAGCTTTTGACTTAAGCCATCTATCAGAGTATACATACTTCTGTGCAACTCGAGCTATCGCTTCCAACGCCTCATTAAACAAATACGTAAACGCAGCGGAGAGGGCGCCGTTGGCAAAGTTGCCGCCGCCGAGCATCGCTGCAGTCCCGCCAGCGGCTGCAGTAATTGCCGTTCTAGTGAAAAGCCCAAACGTGCCACCTAGCTTGATGCCGTTCACAAAAGCCCCTACCGCACTTCCTATCGCTCCACCGATAAACCCACTCATAAAATCCCCCCCCAGCAATCTCACTCACCGTCCCGTGCAACAAACCATGCGCCACACTCTTCATCACAAACTCCCCTACCTTCACCCCCCCAATTCTCAGCAATCCGCTAAATATACTCTGCCCACCCGCTCAGTGCCCAATGCCAAATGTCGCTGAGGCTGTCACACCTCCTATCACAGCACCTTTGAAGCCAGAAAGAAAGATATCTTTTATGCGTCCACCAGCCACGGCTGCGCTGACGGCGCCGTTGACAAATCCTCCGACAGCCCCAGCCACTATTGTCGCGCTAAACAACGTAGCTGTGGCCGCCCCCGCAGCAAAGGCTCCCATCGCCCCGTGGTAAGCACACTCGCCACTATCGTAGAGGCTATCACTACGATTATCCGCCAGTTTTCTTGATCCACTTGACGATAGTTCCTTAGACTTCGCTAAAGGCAAATTGTAGACCGAAACTCCGCGAGCCGAATAGACGGCTCCTGACGTCTATTCAGAATGGGTTTAAGCAGCATCAAATAAAAGAATAGTCCGCACGTCGCAACTTTCTTCTATCCGTCAAGTATGCATAGCTTATGCTTGCAGCGCGTTTGAGAGGCAAGTTTTTATGAGTGTTGCGGGCGTAGAAAGAATGCTGAGCCCAAATCTTTGTTATGTCTTAAGCACTCGGATAAAAGAATTTGTTCAACATCAAAAAGCTTATAGCTTCAGCATACGGAATCCCATCACTCTATTTTTAATTATTAATTTTACGTCTTTACAGCGTCTTTATTTTAGCTACATTGAGACTATGATTACTATTTCTCCTACCAAAGCAAGAATGAATCTCACCCATTGGCTCAAACTCGCAGCTCAAGGCGAAGATATTGGAATCCTCTGCGGAGAGAGTATTATCGCGCTTCGCAACGTCTCGGTTCAACCCGTTGACCCTGCATTCGATGATGACTACGGTCTATCTGCAAGACAACTCAGCAAGATTTCTCGAAAACTGAAGTCCATTGCTCGCCGCAATGTCTCTAAAAAAACATCCAAATCCTTCAAGGGAAATCTTCATGCACTGCTTAAGGATTGAACTCGACCCTAAACTCCTTAAGCAAATAAAGCACCTACCCTTGCCTGAACAAAAGCGTTTTCAACGTCTTTTGCTTGTCCTATAGAAAAACTTTGGATGCCCCCATACACATCAAGGAATTGGTATTCGCTCCTTGTGTAAAGACCTTTACGAATTTCGGATCGGACTTCATAGAAGAGCCCTCTTCACTCACCAAGATGATTACCTCTACCTACATTTTATCGGCAACCACGATCAGGTCGCTCGATTCCTCCGCACTCTCTGACGCGAGCGATTCCAATAAACCTGCATCTTCAGACCAATAGCTCTCTACATTCCAACGATCCCACATTGAAATCCGAATCATCAATCCTCACCACGCACTCGACTCAAGGCAGTTGAAATAAAATCATCAGATCAGAAGTCAGAGCGTGAACTTGAGCTAAATTAGACCTTATCACTCCTCTTTAATCTAATTGTATAAACTATCAAAACAAGACCCATATAGGTATTCGGCACAATCACTAATCCATATCTTCTATGGGATAATGTTTGCCCAAAACAATCATCTAATTTTCGTCTAGCCCTCTGAAAGTTAAACCGAAATAAAAAAACATCTGCTAATTCGGCTTGATGAAGTATTTTAATAAACCGTTCTATTATGAAAATAAAGTTCTGAGTATAGATACATAGATTATTTCTTATGCGTGATCACCACTTATGATTGCGGTTGCAGATATACGTGCACACTAAATCTAGATCCTCTTATTAATTCAATTTTTGGTAAGGTTTCAACAAAACCATATAGTATAACAATTCGCCTTAGCCAGAAGACTTTCTAAGAAATGTAGATATATTCCTTACTACATTTTGCGATGAAAAATCATCTAT encodes:
- a CDS encoding CHAP domain-containing protein, producing MGRKDDPKCNIFVHDVIVEAGYPAPIVEGRPARAGEWYQGKVKGWRILASTETPKPGDIAASWNSWGFLPFIPSGHVGIVVAGISNGVLSPGINVFQVNLETVSSSSRVNPSGIIVQNDWAFRPNQNDIRFLRYVGK